The following proteins come from a genomic window of Malus sylvestris chromosome 4, drMalSylv7.2, whole genome shotgun sequence:
- the LOC126618406 gene encoding histidine--tRNA ligase, chloroplastic/mitochondrial-like isoform X1: MLSAVSSSLLIFHKPFTRALRLPLPKPPLTPNPRPLSLLSPAASSLTPNATGGGRIGALSPAPATDDLQKVDVNPPKGTRDFPPEDMRLRNWLFYNFKEVSRLFGFEEVDFPVLETEALFIRKAGEEIRDQLYCFEDRGNRRVALRPELTPSLARLVIQKGKSLSLPLKWFAVGQCWRYERMTRGRRREHYQWNMDIIGVPEVTAEAELISSIVTFLKRLGITASDVGFKVSSRKVLQEVLRRYSIPESLFGKVCIIIDKIEKIPVDDIKNELKSAGVSEEAIEQLLQILSIKSLTKLEEVLGDAGEAVADLKQLFSLSDKFGYSEWIQFDASIVRGLAYYTGIVFEGFDRGGKLRAICGGGRYDRLLSTFGGDDIPACGFGFGDAVIVELLKEKGLLPELSLQVENIVCALDPGLKEAAATVATILRGKGQSVDLVLENKPLKWVFKRAARINANRLILVGDSEWQRGMCRLCFEWYWLLGVEEECDPACLPDEEERADDLKSSR, from the exons ATGCTCTCTGCAGTCTCGTCTTCCCTCCTTATCTTCCACAAGCCCTTCACTCGCGCTCTTCGACTGCCCCTCCCCAAACCCCCTCTCACCCCAAACCCTAGACCCCTCTCTTTACTCTCCCCGGCCGCTTCTTCTCTCACCCCCAATGCCACCGGTGGCGGTCGCATCGGGGCTCTATCTCCGGCGCCGGCCACCGATGACCTGCAGAAGGTCGACGTTAACCCTCCTAAGGGCACCAGGGACTTCCCGCCCGAAGATATGCGCCTCCGCAACTGGCTCTTCTACAATTTCAAAGAGGTCTCGCGGCTGTTCGGCTTCGAAGAGGTCGACTTTCCGGTTCTCGAGACGGAGGCGCTGTTTATCAGAAAAGCAGGGGAGGAGATTCGTGACCAG CTGTATTGCTTCGAAGATCGAGGCAATCGTCGCGTCGCGTTGAGGCCGGAGCTCACTCCTTCTTTGGCCAGGCTGGTGATACAGAAAGG AAAATCTCTGTCCCTGCCATTGAAATGGTTTGCCGTTGGGCAGTGTTGGCGGTACGAGAGGATGACAAGGGGGCGGCGTCGGGAGCATTACCAGTGGAATATGGATATTATTGGTGTACCTGAGGTTACG GCTGAAGCAGAACTTATTTCTTCAATTGTCACTTTCCTCAAGCGATTAGGAATTACGGCATCAGATGTTGGATTTAAGGTTTCAAGTCGTAAG GTTTTACAAGAAGTACTGAGGCGCTATTCCATACCCGAATCTTTATTTGGCAAAGTATGCATCATCATAGACAAG ATAGAGAAGATTCCAGTGGATGATATAAAAAATGAGTTGAAATCTGCTGGTGTATCAGAAGAGGCTATTGAACAGTTATTGCAAATTCTTTCCATAAAGTCATTGACAAAGCTGGAAG AGGTTCTTGGAGATGCTGGGGAAGCAGTTGCTGATTTGAAACAACTATTCTCTCTTTCTGACAAATTTGGTTATTCTGAATGGATCCAGTTTGATGCTTCTATTGTTCGTGGCCTTGCCTACTACACTGGTATTGTTTTCGAG ggtTTTGATAGAGGAGGAAAGTTACGAGCCATTTGTGGTGGTGGGCGATATGACCGCTTGCTTTCTACTTTTGGTGGTGATGACATTCCGGCttgtggatttggatttggTGATGCTGTCATAGTGGAA TTGCTTAAGGAGAAGGGCCTTCTGCCGGAACTCAGCCTGCAAGTAGAGAACATTGTGTGTGCTCTTGATCCTGGACTTAAAGAAGCAGCTGCAACAGTTGCCACCATACTCAGGGGGAAAGGTCAAAGTGTTGATTTAGTCTTGGAGAACAAACCGCTTAAATG GGTATTCAAGCGTGCAGCACGGATAAATGCTAATAGGTTGATATTGGTGGGAGATTCAGAGTGGCAGAGGGGTATG TGCAGATTGTGTTTTGAATGGTATTGGTTGCTCGGAGTAGAAGAAGAATGCGACCCAGCGTGTCTTCCTGACGAAGAAGAACGTGCAGATGACTTGAAGTCTTCCAGATAA
- the LOC126618406 gene encoding histidine--tRNA ligase, chloroplastic/mitochondrial-like isoform X4 — translation MLSAVSSSLLIFHKPFTRALRLPLPKPPLTPNPRPLSLLSPAASSLTPNATGGGRIGALSPAPATDDLQKVDVNPPKGTRDFPPEDMRLRNWLFYNFKEVSRLFGFEEVDFPVLETEALFIRKAGEEIRDQLYCFEDRGNRRVALRPELTPSLARLVIQKGKSLSLPLKWFAVGQCWRYERMTRGRRREHYQWNMDIIGVPEVTAEAELISSIVTFLKRLGITASDVGFKVSSRKVLQEVLRRYSIPESLFGKVCIIIDKIEKIPVDDIKNELKSAGVSEEAIEQLLQILSIKSLTKLEEVLGDAGEAVADLKQLFSLSDKFGYSEWIQFDASIVRGLAYYTGIVFEGFDRGGKLRAICGGGRYDRLLSTFGGDDIPACGFGFGDAVIVELLKEKGLLPELSLQVENIVCALDPGLKEAAATVATILRGKGQSVDLVLENKPLKWVFKRAARINANRLILVGDSEWQRGMIVF, via the exons ATGCTCTCTGCAGTCTCGTCTTCCCTCCTTATCTTCCACAAGCCCTTCACTCGCGCTCTTCGACTGCCCCTCCCCAAACCCCCTCTCACCCCAAACCCTAGACCCCTCTCTTTACTCTCCCCGGCCGCTTCTTCTCTCACCCCCAATGCCACCGGTGGCGGTCGCATCGGGGCTCTATCTCCGGCGCCGGCCACCGATGACCTGCAGAAGGTCGACGTTAACCCTCCTAAGGGCACCAGGGACTTCCCGCCCGAAGATATGCGCCTCCGCAACTGGCTCTTCTACAATTTCAAAGAGGTCTCGCGGCTGTTCGGCTTCGAAGAGGTCGACTTTCCGGTTCTCGAGACGGAGGCGCTGTTTATCAGAAAAGCAGGGGAGGAGATTCGTGACCAG CTGTATTGCTTCGAAGATCGAGGCAATCGTCGCGTCGCGTTGAGGCCGGAGCTCACTCCTTCTTTGGCCAGGCTGGTGATACAGAAAGG AAAATCTCTGTCCCTGCCATTGAAATGGTTTGCCGTTGGGCAGTGTTGGCGGTACGAGAGGATGACAAGGGGGCGGCGTCGGGAGCATTACCAGTGGAATATGGATATTATTGGTGTACCTGAGGTTACG GCTGAAGCAGAACTTATTTCTTCAATTGTCACTTTCCTCAAGCGATTAGGAATTACGGCATCAGATGTTGGATTTAAGGTTTCAAGTCGTAAG GTTTTACAAGAAGTACTGAGGCGCTATTCCATACCCGAATCTTTATTTGGCAAAGTATGCATCATCATAGACAAG ATAGAGAAGATTCCAGTGGATGATATAAAAAATGAGTTGAAATCTGCTGGTGTATCAGAAGAGGCTATTGAACAGTTATTGCAAATTCTTTCCATAAAGTCATTGACAAAGCTGGAAG AGGTTCTTGGAGATGCTGGGGAAGCAGTTGCTGATTTGAAACAACTATTCTCTCTTTCTGACAAATTTGGTTATTCTGAATGGATCCAGTTTGATGCTTCTATTGTTCGTGGCCTTGCCTACTACACTGGTATTGTTTTCGAG ggtTTTGATAGAGGAGGAAAGTTACGAGCCATTTGTGGTGGTGGGCGATATGACCGCTTGCTTTCTACTTTTGGTGGTGATGACATTCCGGCttgtggatttggatttggTGATGCTGTCATAGTGGAA TTGCTTAAGGAGAAGGGCCTTCTGCCGGAACTCAGCCTGCAAGTAGAGAACATTGTGTGTGCTCTTGATCCTGGACTTAAAGAAGCAGCTGCAACAGTTGCCACCATACTCAGGGGGAAAGGTCAAAGTGTTGATTTAGTCTTGGAGAACAAACCGCTTAAATG GGTATTCAAGCGTGCAGCACGGATAAATGCTAATAGGTTGATATTGGTGGGAGATTCAGAGTGGCAGAGGGGTATG ATTGTGTTTTGA
- the LOC126618406 gene encoding histidine--tRNA ligase, chloroplastic/mitochondrial-like isoform X2: MLSAVSSSLLIFHKPFTRALRLPLPKPPLTPNPRPLSLLSPAASSLTPNATGGGRIGALSPAPATDDLQKVDVNPPKGTRDFPPEDMRLRNWLFYNFKEVSRLFGFEEVDFPVLETEALFIRKAGEEIRDQLYCFEDRGNRRVALRPELTPSLARLVIQKGKSLSLPLKWFAVGQCWRYERMTRGRRREHYQWNMDIIGVPEVTAEAELISSIVTFLKRLGITASDVGFKVSSRKVLQEVLRRYSIPESLFGKVCIIIDKIEKIPVDDIKNELKSAGVSEEAIEQLLQILSIKSLTKLEEVLGDAGEAVADLKQLFSLSDKFGYSEWIQFDASIVRGLAYYTGIVFEGFDRGGKLRAICGGGRYDRLLSTFGGDDIPACGFGFGDAVIVELLKEKGLLPELSLQVENIVCALDPGLKEAAATVATILRGKGQSVDLVLENKPLKWVFKRAARINANRLILVGDSEWQRGMVVDSAVQHKHPFYQLQDFILY, encoded by the exons ATGCTCTCTGCAGTCTCGTCTTCCCTCCTTATCTTCCACAAGCCCTTCACTCGCGCTCTTCGACTGCCCCTCCCCAAACCCCCTCTCACCCCAAACCCTAGACCCCTCTCTTTACTCTCCCCGGCCGCTTCTTCTCTCACCCCCAATGCCACCGGTGGCGGTCGCATCGGGGCTCTATCTCCGGCGCCGGCCACCGATGACCTGCAGAAGGTCGACGTTAACCCTCCTAAGGGCACCAGGGACTTCCCGCCCGAAGATATGCGCCTCCGCAACTGGCTCTTCTACAATTTCAAAGAGGTCTCGCGGCTGTTCGGCTTCGAAGAGGTCGACTTTCCGGTTCTCGAGACGGAGGCGCTGTTTATCAGAAAAGCAGGGGAGGAGATTCGTGACCAG CTGTATTGCTTCGAAGATCGAGGCAATCGTCGCGTCGCGTTGAGGCCGGAGCTCACTCCTTCTTTGGCCAGGCTGGTGATACAGAAAGG AAAATCTCTGTCCCTGCCATTGAAATGGTTTGCCGTTGGGCAGTGTTGGCGGTACGAGAGGATGACAAGGGGGCGGCGTCGGGAGCATTACCAGTGGAATATGGATATTATTGGTGTACCTGAGGTTACG GCTGAAGCAGAACTTATTTCTTCAATTGTCACTTTCCTCAAGCGATTAGGAATTACGGCATCAGATGTTGGATTTAAGGTTTCAAGTCGTAAG GTTTTACAAGAAGTACTGAGGCGCTATTCCATACCCGAATCTTTATTTGGCAAAGTATGCATCATCATAGACAAG ATAGAGAAGATTCCAGTGGATGATATAAAAAATGAGTTGAAATCTGCTGGTGTATCAGAAGAGGCTATTGAACAGTTATTGCAAATTCTTTCCATAAAGTCATTGACAAAGCTGGAAG AGGTTCTTGGAGATGCTGGGGAAGCAGTTGCTGATTTGAAACAACTATTCTCTCTTTCTGACAAATTTGGTTATTCTGAATGGATCCAGTTTGATGCTTCTATTGTTCGTGGCCTTGCCTACTACACTGGTATTGTTTTCGAG ggtTTTGATAGAGGAGGAAAGTTACGAGCCATTTGTGGTGGTGGGCGATATGACCGCTTGCTTTCTACTTTTGGTGGTGATGACATTCCGGCttgtggatttggatttggTGATGCTGTCATAGTGGAA TTGCTTAAGGAGAAGGGCCTTCTGCCGGAACTCAGCCTGCAAGTAGAGAACATTGTGTGTGCTCTTGATCCTGGACTTAAAGAAGCAGCTGCAACAGTTGCCACCATACTCAGGGGGAAAGGTCAAAGTGTTGATTTAGTCTTGGAGAACAAACCGCTTAAATG GGTATTCAAGCGTGCAGCACGGATAAATGCTAATAGGTTGATATTGGTGGGAGATTCAGAGTGGCAGAGGGGTATG GTTGTAGATAGTGCAGTGCAGCATAAACATCCCTTTTATCAGCTTCAAGATTTTATCCTGTATTAA
- the LOC126618406 gene encoding histidine--tRNA ligase, chloroplastic/mitochondrial-like isoform X3, with the protein MLSAVSSSLLIFHKPFTRALRLPLPKPPLTPNPRPLSLLSPAASSLTPNATGGGRIGALSPAPATDDLQKVDVNPPKGTRDFPPEDMRLRNWLFYNFKEVSRLFGFEEVDFPVLETEALFIRKAGEEIRDQLYCFEDRGNRRVALRPELTPSLARLVIQKGKSLSLPLKWFAVGQCWRYERMTRGRRREHYQWNMDIIGVPEVTAEAELISSIVTFLKRLGITASDVGFKVSSRKVLQEVLRRYSIPESLFGKVCIIIDKIEKIPVDDIKNELKSAGVSEEAIEQLLQILSIKSLTKLEEVLGDAGEAVADLKQLFSLSDKFGYSEWIQFDASIVRGLAYYTGIVFEGFDRGGKLRAICGGGRYDRLLSTFGGDDIPACGFGFGDAVIVELLKEKGLLPELSLQVENIVCALDPGLKEAAATVATILRGKGQSVDLVLENKPLKWVFKRAARINANRLILVGDSEWQRGMVSVKVLSSGEQHEIKLDELE; encoded by the exons ATGCTCTCTGCAGTCTCGTCTTCCCTCCTTATCTTCCACAAGCCCTTCACTCGCGCTCTTCGACTGCCCCTCCCCAAACCCCCTCTCACCCCAAACCCTAGACCCCTCTCTTTACTCTCCCCGGCCGCTTCTTCTCTCACCCCCAATGCCACCGGTGGCGGTCGCATCGGGGCTCTATCTCCGGCGCCGGCCACCGATGACCTGCAGAAGGTCGACGTTAACCCTCCTAAGGGCACCAGGGACTTCCCGCCCGAAGATATGCGCCTCCGCAACTGGCTCTTCTACAATTTCAAAGAGGTCTCGCGGCTGTTCGGCTTCGAAGAGGTCGACTTTCCGGTTCTCGAGACGGAGGCGCTGTTTATCAGAAAAGCAGGGGAGGAGATTCGTGACCAG CTGTATTGCTTCGAAGATCGAGGCAATCGTCGCGTCGCGTTGAGGCCGGAGCTCACTCCTTCTTTGGCCAGGCTGGTGATACAGAAAGG AAAATCTCTGTCCCTGCCATTGAAATGGTTTGCCGTTGGGCAGTGTTGGCGGTACGAGAGGATGACAAGGGGGCGGCGTCGGGAGCATTACCAGTGGAATATGGATATTATTGGTGTACCTGAGGTTACG GCTGAAGCAGAACTTATTTCTTCAATTGTCACTTTCCTCAAGCGATTAGGAATTACGGCATCAGATGTTGGATTTAAGGTTTCAAGTCGTAAG GTTTTACAAGAAGTACTGAGGCGCTATTCCATACCCGAATCTTTATTTGGCAAAGTATGCATCATCATAGACAAG ATAGAGAAGATTCCAGTGGATGATATAAAAAATGAGTTGAAATCTGCTGGTGTATCAGAAGAGGCTATTGAACAGTTATTGCAAATTCTTTCCATAAAGTCATTGACAAAGCTGGAAG AGGTTCTTGGAGATGCTGGGGAAGCAGTTGCTGATTTGAAACAACTATTCTCTCTTTCTGACAAATTTGGTTATTCTGAATGGATCCAGTTTGATGCTTCTATTGTTCGTGGCCTTGCCTACTACACTGGTATTGTTTTCGAG ggtTTTGATAGAGGAGGAAAGTTACGAGCCATTTGTGGTGGTGGGCGATATGACCGCTTGCTTTCTACTTTTGGTGGTGATGACATTCCGGCttgtggatttggatttggTGATGCTGTCATAGTGGAA TTGCTTAAGGAGAAGGGCCTTCTGCCGGAACTCAGCCTGCAAGTAGAGAACATTGTGTGTGCTCTTGATCCTGGACTTAAAGAAGCAGCTGCAACAGTTGCCACCATACTCAGGGGGAAAGGTCAAAGTGTTGATTTAGTCTTGGAGAACAAACCGCTTAAATG GGTATTCAAGCGTGCAGCACGGATAAATGCTAATAGGTTGATATTGGTGGGAGATTCAGAGTGGCAGAGGGGTATGGTGAGTGTGAAAGTCCTTTCTTCTGGTGAACAACATGAGATCAAACTTGATGAACTAGAGTGA
- the LOC126618407 gene encoding heavy metal-associated isoprenylated plant protein 6-like isoform X1 produces MGEEKEAPKNDGEKKPADAAPKKDDGVVTVVLKTDIHCEGCAKKIKRAVKKFEGVEQVKTDSAANILTVTGKVNPAGLKEKLEQKIKKKIDLVSPQPKKDGGGGGGDKKPAAEGKAEKKDDEKKPADEKKPAEDKKPIEATKENSVVLKIRLHCEGCMHKMKSKISKFIGVNSVSFDAPKDLVMVKGFMDVKELVPYLKEKFRRAVEVVPPKKDDGGAADKKSKDGGGDKKEKEAAGGDKKEKDGGGEKKDKAVAAGDGAAAGGGGGGGGGAPKMEVSKREYNGYPYPPPSYYWYDEGHVYNHNKFVMEAQAHQAHVSQGSSSHGYAVPMEHYPAPQMFSDENPNGCSVM; encoded by the exons ATGGGTGAG GAAAAGGAAGCGCCGAAGAATGACGGCGAGAAAAAGCCGGCTGACGCCGCCCCCAAGAAGGACGACGGGGTGGTCACCGTCGTCTTGAAGACCGACATCCATTGCGAGGGATGCGCCAAGAAAATCAAACGAGCTGTCAAGAAATTCGAAG GCGTTGAACAAGTGAAGACGGATAGTGCAGCCAACATACTGACTGTGACTGGGAAAGTTAACCCCGCCGGGCTTAAGGAGAAACTGGAGCAGAAGATTAAGAAGAAGATCGACCTGGTCTCTCCTCAGCCCAAAAAAGATGGCGGTGGCGGCGGTGGAGACAAGAAACCTGCCGCAGAGGGAAAGGCTGAGAAAAAGGATGATGAGAAAAAGCCAGCTGATGAGAAAAAGCCGGCTGAAGACAAAAAGCCCATAGAGGCAACCAAAGAG AATTCTGTGGTGCTGAAGATCAGATTACATTGTGAGGGTTGCATGCACAAGATGAAGAGTAAAATCTCCAAGTTTATAG GTGTTAACAGTGTGAGCTTTGATGCACCCAAAGACCTGGTAATGGTGAAGGGATTCATGGATGTAAAAGAACTTGTACCCTACCTCAAAGAGAAGTTCCGGAGGGCCGTGGAAGTGGTCCCACCCAAGAAAGATGACGGCGGAGCTGCCGACAAGAAGTCAAAAGACGGCGGTGGtgacaagaaggaaaaggaagccGCAGGAGGTGataagaaagagaaagacgGTGGTGGTGAGAAGAAAGATAAAGCAGTCGCAGCAGGTGACGGCGCCGCCGcaggcggaggaggaggaggaggaggaggagccccCAAGATGGAGGTGAGCAAGAGGGAGTATAATGGGTACCCTTACCCACCTCCTTCATACTATTGGTACGACGAAGGGCACGTTTACAACCACAACAAGTTTGTCATGGAGGCTCAAGCGCACCAGGCGCACGTTAGCCAGGGGTCCTCTAGCCATGGCTACGCTGTGCCGATGGAACACTACCCTGCGCCGCAGATGTTCAGTGACGAGAATCCGAACGGTTGTTCGGTGATGTAG
- the LOC126618407 gene encoding heavy metal-associated isoprenylated plant protein 6-like isoform X2: MRQENQTSCQEIRSIGVEQVKTDSAANILTVTGKVNPAGLKEKLEQKIKKKIDLVSPQPKKDGGGGGGDKKPAAEGKAEKKDDEKKPADEKKPAEDKKPIEATKENSVVLKIRLHCEGCMHKMKSKISKFIGVNSVSFDAPKDLVMVKGFMDVKELVPYLKEKFRRAVEVVPPKKDDGGAADKKSKDGGGDKKEKEAAGGDKKEKDGGGEKKDKAVAAGDGAAAGGGGGGGGGAPKMEVSKREYNGYPYPPPSYYWYDEGHVYNHNKFVMEAQAHQAHVSQGSSSHGYAVPMEHYPAPQMFSDENPNGCSVM, from the exons ATGCGCCAAGAAAATCAAACGAGCTGTCAAGAAATTCGAAG TATAGGCGTTGAACAAGTGAAGACGGATAGTGCAGCCAACATACTGACTGTGACTGGGAAAGTTAACCCCGCCGGGCTTAAGGAGAAACTGGAGCAGAAGATTAAGAAGAAGATCGACCTGGTCTCTCCTCAGCCCAAAAAAGATGGCGGTGGCGGCGGTGGAGACAAGAAACCTGCCGCAGAGGGAAAGGCTGAGAAAAAGGATGATGAGAAAAAGCCAGCTGATGAGAAAAAGCCGGCTGAAGACAAAAAGCCCATAGAGGCAACCAAAGAG AATTCTGTGGTGCTGAAGATCAGATTACATTGTGAGGGTTGCATGCACAAGATGAAGAGTAAAATCTCCAAGTTTATAG GTGTTAACAGTGTGAGCTTTGATGCACCCAAAGACCTGGTAATGGTGAAGGGATTCATGGATGTAAAAGAACTTGTACCCTACCTCAAAGAGAAGTTCCGGAGGGCCGTGGAAGTGGTCCCACCCAAGAAAGATGACGGCGGAGCTGCCGACAAGAAGTCAAAAGACGGCGGTGGtgacaagaaggaaaaggaagccGCAGGAGGTGataagaaagagaaagacgGTGGTGGTGAGAAGAAAGATAAAGCAGTCGCAGCAGGTGACGGCGCCGCCGcaggcggaggaggaggaggaggaggaggagccccCAAGATGGAGGTGAGCAAGAGGGAGTATAATGGGTACCCTTACCCACCTCCTTCATACTATTGGTACGACGAAGGGCACGTTTACAACCACAACAAGTTTGTCATGGAGGCTCAAGCGCACCAGGCGCACGTTAGCCAGGGGTCCTCTAGCCATGGCTACGCTGTGCCGATGGAACACTACCCTGCGCCGCAGATGTTCAGTGACGAGAATCCGAACGGTTGTTCGGTGATGTAG